A single genomic interval of Streptomyces sp. BA2 harbors:
- a CDS encoding cold-shock protein, with protein sequence MATGTVKWFNAEKGFGFIAQEGGGPDVFVHYSAINANGFRSLEENQAVSFDVTQGPKGPQAENVTPQ encoded by the coding sequence ATGGCTACCGGAACCGTGAAGTGGTTCAACGCCGAAAAGGGCTTTGGATTCATCGCCCAGGAAGGCGGAGGCCCCGACGTCTTCGTCCACTACTCCGCGATCAACGCAAACGGCTTCCGCTCCCTTGAGGAGAATCAGGCCGTGAGCTTCGACGTCACGCAGGGCCCGAAGGGTCCGCAGGCGGAGAACGTCACCCCCCAGTAG
- a CDS encoding FtsK/SpoIIIE domain-containing protein: MRLTLTVVDPLGGANADVVLDADPESSVGDIAKELAQQVGYGGGDAQIIPIGGHQLQPGGGQAGAPVVFVDGYPIDASATIGTSALREGAVVSLHDPAGCLPGEPTGLVELRVAGGPAAGAVHRLGIGRYDIGSGPASYIRIDDPELPARALTLSVATDGTCQVAVHGDIDGVTLEGKPFGEAEESEKKSEKKGETSDKPEKRKKRDKNNRTDNSGKKRDKGEWPLGAQIAVGNTLLELDRYAPPNAALKWSEDGTGLDYNRPPRLRPPERQTKFRLPSPVRDFEARPLPWLMALTPLVGAVVSVMIFGRWYYLIMALLSPLILFGNYFMDKKHGRKSHAKQVKEYNEHKERIEKDAQEALVAERMDKRQAILSPAGILSLSTGPRTRLWERRRTDSDHLLVRVGTGRLDSEVVLDDPEQDDHKREVTWKIEDAPVALSLRDLGVIGIAGPGDSAKALGRWAVAQSAVLHSPLDVQFYVLTENSARETWDWTRWLPHSRPSGSQDANVLIGTDAETVGSRIGELTQILAARQKAAKENNRGGATSFGDPDIVVVWDGSRRLRSMPGVVKLLREGPAVSMYALCLDDEERFLPGECQAIVIAEPKAEEIGLPAPSTPGAATPAAGAPGGFPSFQAWHTAAGDDAEQGAEKPLELRLRVEKTDAARIRDVRPDFVSSAWCGRLARALSPLRDISGETEDSALPGSSRLLDVLQLEPPTADQITARWQMGGQSTMAVIGESYDGPFGIDMRRDGPHGLIAGTTGSGKSELLQTIVAALAVANTPENMTFVLVDYKGGSAFKDCVKLPHTVGMVTDLDAHLVERALESLGAELKRREHILAAADAKDIEDYQDLVRRDPSHAPVPRLLIVIDEFASMVRDLPDFVTGLVNIAQRGRSLGIHLLLATQRPSGVVSPEIRANTNLRIALRVTDGAESADVIDDPAAGHIAKSTPGRAYVRLGHASLVPFQSGRVGGRRPGATDPALLAPWAGSLGWEDLGRAALVKPKAEAREEEEITDLKVLVDAVRDANATMGIPAQHSPWLPALSEQLQLDEIPLPVASDKPGSLAPAPFGLEDIPSDQARRPVAVNFETFGHLLIGGAPRSGRSQILRTIAGSIARTHSSADVHLYGIDCGNGALNALTRLPHCGAVVSRNQTERAVRLISRLKGEVTRRQDLLADKGFADIGEQRAAVPEEERLAHIVVLLDRWEGWLPTLGEYDHGELTDELQAMMREGASVGIHLVITGDRQVLIGRMASLTEDKYGLRLADRSDFSMLGMNARKVPEEIPPGRGFKNEHGTETQFALLAEDSTGQGQAAALSEIGEAAAARDADVPRSRKPFRVDSLPSRIGFADAWEMRDPEASRSKLWALAGIGGDDIMGFGPDLAQGVPTFVVAGPAKSGRSTTLMNIARSYMTQGVRLVIAAPRPSPLRELDGQEGILKVFVDDDIESDDFKEVVESASPEDPIVWIIDDGEVLEDCDAEREFKRLVQRGSERGLGLVIGGDEEEVCGGFSGWQVEAKKGRRGILLSPQDSSSGELIGIRTTRSMVGGPIAPGKGLLYTGSGEPVTVTTPM; this comes from the coding sequence GTGCGCCTGACTCTGACCGTCGTCGATCCGCTCGGCGGCGCGAACGCCGATGTCGTGCTCGACGCCGATCCTGAGTCCTCCGTCGGGGACATCGCCAAGGAGCTGGCGCAACAGGTGGGGTACGGCGGCGGTGACGCCCAGATCATCCCGATCGGCGGGCACCAACTCCAGCCCGGCGGCGGCCAGGCCGGGGCACCCGTCGTCTTCGTGGACGGCTACCCCATCGACGCCTCCGCGACCATCGGGACCTCCGCGCTGCGCGAGGGCGCCGTCGTCAGCCTGCACGATCCGGCGGGCTGCCTGCCCGGCGAACCCACCGGCCTCGTCGAGTTGCGCGTCGCTGGCGGCCCCGCGGCCGGCGCCGTGCACCGGCTCGGCATCGGGCGCTACGACATCGGCAGCGGGCCCGCCTCGTACATCCGCATCGACGATCCGGAACTGCCCGCGCGCGCCCTGACGTTGTCAGTTGCAACCGATGGCACCTGCCAAGTCGCCGTACATGGGGACATAGACGGCGTGACCCTTGAGGGGAAGCCGTTCGGCGAGGCAGAGGAAAGCGAGAAGAAGAGCGAGAAGAAGGGCGAGACGAGCGACAAGCCGGAAAAGAGAAAAAAGCGCGACAAGAACAACAGGACGGACAACAGCGGCAAAAAGCGGGACAAGGGCGAATGGCCACTCGGCGCCCAGATCGCCGTCGGTAACACCCTGCTCGAACTCGACAGGTACGCGCCGCCCAACGCCGCCCTGAAATGGTCCGAGGACGGCACGGGACTCGACTACAACCGGCCCCCGCGACTGCGTCCGCCGGAGCGGCAGACGAAATTCAGGCTGCCGAGTCCGGTACGTGATTTCGAGGCGCGTCCGCTGCCCTGGCTGATGGCACTCACGCCGCTCGTCGGTGCCGTCGTATCCGTGATGATCTTCGGGCGCTGGTACTACCTGATCATGGCGCTGCTCAGCCCGCTCATCCTTTTCGGAAACTACTTCATGGACAAGAAGCATGGGCGGAAATCCCATGCCAAACAGGTCAAGGAGTACAACGAACACAAAGAGCGGATCGAGAAGGACGCGCAGGAAGCCCTCGTCGCCGAGCGGATGGACAAGCGGCAGGCCATTCTCAGCCCGGCCGGCATCCTCTCCCTCAGCACCGGACCCCGAACGCGGCTGTGGGAGCGGCGGCGCACCGACTCCGACCATCTCCTCGTGCGCGTCGGCACCGGGCGGCTCGACTCCGAGGTCGTGCTCGACGACCCCGAACAGGACGACCACAAGCGCGAGGTCACCTGGAAGATCGAGGACGCACCCGTCGCGCTCTCGCTGCGCGATCTCGGGGTCATCGGCATCGCGGGCCCCGGCGACTCGGCGAAGGCGCTCGGCCGCTGGGCCGTCGCGCAGTCCGCGGTCCTGCACAGCCCCCTTGACGTGCAGTTCTACGTACTGACCGAGAACTCCGCACGCGAGACGTGGGACTGGACGCGCTGGCTGCCGCACTCGCGGCCCTCCGGGTCGCAGGACGCCAACGTACTGATCGGGACGGACGCCGAGACCGTCGGCTCCCGTATCGGTGAGCTGACCCAGATACTCGCCGCCCGCCAGAAGGCCGCCAAGGAGAACAACCGCGGCGGCGCCACCTCCTTCGGCGACCCCGACATCGTCGTGGTGTGGGACGGCTCGCGACGGCTGCGTTCCATGCCCGGCGTGGTGAAGCTGCTGCGCGAGGGCCCCGCCGTCTCGATGTACGCGCTCTGCCTCGACGACGAGGAGCGGTTCCTGCCCGGCGAGTGCCAGGCCATCGTGATCGCCGAGCCGAAGGCCGAGGAGATCGGCCTGCCCGCCCCGTCCACGCCTGGAGCGGCCACGCCCGCCGCCGGTGCTCCCGGCGGCTTCCCCTCCTTCCAGGCCTGGCACACGGCCGCCGGGGACGACGCCGAGCAGGGCGCCGAGAAGCCCCTCGAACTGCGGCTGCGCGTCGAGAAGACCGACGCCGCCCGCATCCGTGACGTACGCCCCGACTTCGTCTCCTCCGCCTGGTGCGGGCGGCTCGCCCGCGCGCTCTCGCCGCTGCGCGACATCAGCGGCGAGACCGAGGACTCGGCGCTGCCCGGTTCCAGCCGGCTGCTCGACGTGCTCCAGCTGGAACCGCCGACGGCCGACCAGATCACCGCGCGCTGGCAGATGGGCGGCCAGTCGACGATGGCCGTCATCGGTGAGTCGTACGACGGGCCCTTCGGCATCGACATGCGGCGCGACGGGCCGCACGGCCTGATCGCCGGTACGACCGGTTCCGGTAAGTCGGAGCTGCTGCAGACGATCGTGGCGGCGCTGGCCGTCGCCAACACCCCCGAGAACATGACCTTCGTCCTCGTCGACTACAAGGGCGGGTCCGCGTTCAAGGACTGTGTGAAGCTGCCGCACACCGTCGGCATGGTCACCGACCTCGACGCCCACCTCGTGGAACGCGCCCTGGAATCCCTCGGCGCCGAACTGAAGCGGCGCGAGCACATCCTCGCCGCCGCCGACGCCAAGGACATCGAGGACTACCAGGACCTCGTACGCCGTGATCCCTCGCACGCGCCCGTGCCCCGACTCCTCATCGTCATCGACGAGTTCGCCTCGATGGTGCGTGACCTGCCCGACTTCGTGACGGGCCTCGTGAACATCGCCCAGCGAGGCCGTTCGCTCGGCATCCACCTGCTCCTCGCCACGCAGCGGCCCTCCGGCGTCGTGTCGCCCGAGATCCGCGCCAACACCAACCTCCGTATCGCCCTGCGCGTGACGGACGGCGCCGAGTCCGCCGACGTCATCGACGACCCGGCGGCCGGCCACATCGCCAAGAGCACGCCAGGACGTGCGTACGTACGGCTGGGTCACGCCTCGCTCGTGCCCTTCCAGTCGGGGCGCGTCGGTGGCCGCAGGCCCGGCGCCACCGACCCGGCGCTGCTCGCACCCTGGGCGGGTTCGCTCGGCTGGGAGGACCTGGGCCGTGCCGCCCTGGTGAAGCCCAAGGCCGAGGCGCGCGAGGAGGAGGAGATCACCGACCTCAAGGTCCTCGTGGATGCCGTGCGCGACGCGAACGCGACGATGGGCATCCCCGCCCAGCACAGCCCGTGGCTGCCCGCGCTCTCCGAGCAGCTCCAGCTCGACGAGATCCCGCTGCCCGTCGCGAGCGACAAGCCGGGCTCCCTCGCCCCCGCGCCCTTCGGCCTGGAGGACATCCCCTCCGACCAGGCGCGCCGCCCGGTCGCGGTCAACTTCGAGACGTTCGGGCACCTGCTCATCGGCGGCGCCCCGCGCAGTGGCCGCTCGCAGATCCTCCGTACGATCGCGGGCTCGATCGCCCGTACGCACTCGTCGGCCGACGTCCACCTCTACGGCATCGACTGCGGCAACGGCGCGCTCAACGCGCTGACCCGGCTTCCGCACTGCGGCGCCGTCGTCAGCCGAAACCAGACCGAGCGCGCGGTGCGCCTCATCTCCCGGCTCAAGGGTGAAGTGACGCGCCGCCAGGACCTTCTTGCCGACAAGGGCTTCGCCGACATCGGCGAGCAGCGGGCGGCCGTGCCCGAGGAGGAGCGGCTCGCGCACATCGTCGTGCTCCTGGACCGCTGGGAGGGCTGGCTGCCGACCCTCGGCGAGTACGACCACGGTGAGCTGACCGACGAACTGCAGGCGATGATGCGCGAGGGCGCGAGCGTCGGCATCCACCTGGTCATCACCGGTGACCGCCAGGTCCTCATCGGCCGCATGGCCTCGCTCACCGAGGACAAGTACGGCCTGCGGCTCGCCGACCGCTCCGACTTCTCGATGCTCGGCATGAACGCGCGCAAGGTGCCGGAGGAGATCCCGCCGGGCCGCGGCTTCAAGAACGAGCACGGTACGGAGACGCAGTTCGCGCTCCTCGCCGAGGACTCCACGGGCCAGGGCCAGGCCGCGGCGCTCTCCGAGATCGGCGAGGCGGCGGCCGCGCGGGACGCGGACGTGCCGCGCTCGCGCAAGCCGTTCCGCGTGGACAGCCTGCCGAGCCGTATCGGCTTCGCGGACGCGTGGGAGATGCGCGACCCGGAGGCCTCGCGCTCCAAGCTGTGGGCCCTCGCTGGCATCGGCGGCGACGACATCATGGGCTTCGGTCCCGACCTCGCGCAGGGCGTGCCGACGTTCGTGGTGGCGGGCCCGGCCAAGTCGGGCCGCAGCACGACGCTGATGAACATCGCGCGGTCGTACATGACACAGGGCGTACGTCTGGTCATCGCGGCCCCGCGGCCGTCGCCGCTGCGCGAACTGGATGGCCAGGAGGGCATTCTGAAGGTCTTCGTCGACGACGACATCGAGAGCGACGACTTCAAGGAGGTCGTGGAGTCCGCGTCCCCCGAGGACCCGATCGTGTGGATCATCGACGACGGTGAGGTCCTGGAGGACTGCGACGCGGAACGCGAGTTCAAGCGGTTGGTGCAGCGGGGCTCCGAGCGAGGCCTCGGGCTCGTCATCGGCGGCGACGAGGAGGAGGTGTGCGGTGGCTTCTCCGGCTGGCAGGTCGAGGCGAAGAAGGGCCGCCGCGGGATTCTCCTGTCCCCTCAGGACTCGTCGAGCGGCGAACTGATCGGAATCCGGACCACCCGAAGCATGGTCGGAGGCCCGATCGCCCCGGGCAAGGGCCTGCTGTACACGGGCAGCGGGGAGCCGGTGACGGTCACTACGCCGATGTAG
- a CDS encoding ABC transporter ATP-binding protein: MLLEIEDLTLRLPGTARPLLDSVSLTVRPGEVVGLVGESGSGKSTTAKAALGLLPAGAVTSGSVHVNGTEVLTLTGESLRTHRARTVAMVHQDPRAALNPVRRIGDFLVERGATRERAVELLDAVGLSNPERRVRQRPHQLSGGMLQRVVIAGALAAEPSLLLADEATSALDVTTQAEILALLRQLRATRDLGLLFITHDLHLAAAYCDRVYVMYAGRVVEQRSAKALFDTPAHPYTRGLLSCSPTLGDTTHTLHPIPGRPPSLSDTFPGCPFVSRCGDAEEGCGTWVPEQLKLPDGGTAACPVVAPVVLPNTDAREVSH; encoded by the coding sequence ATGCTCCTTGAGATCGAAGACCTGACCTTGCGGCTGCCGGGCACGGCCAGGCCGCTCCTGGACTCGGTGTCCCTCACCGTCCGCCCCGGGGAAGTCGTCGGCCTGGTCGGCGAGTCGGGCTCGGGCAAGTCGACCACGGCGAAGGCGGCGCTCGGCCTGCTCCCGGCGGGTGCGGTGACGTCGGGTTCCGTCCACGTGAACGGCACCGAAGTCCTCACCCTCACGGGCGAGTCCCTGCGGACCCACCGCGCGCGAACGGTGGCCATGGTCCACCAGGACCCCCGCGCCGCGCTCAACCCGGTGCGCCGCATAGGCGACTTCCTGGTCGAGAGGGGAGCGACGCGCGAGCGGGCGGTCGAGCTCCTGGACGCGGTGGGCCTCTCAAACCCCGAACGCCGCGTACGCCAGCGCCCGCACCAGCTCTCCGGCGGCATGCTGCAACGCGTGGTCATCGCGGGCGCGCTCGCGGCCGAGCCGAGCCTGCTCCTCGCGGACGAGGCGACCAGCGCGCTGGACGTCACGACGCAGGCGGAGATCCTGGCGCTCCTGCGCCAACTGCGGGCGACCCGGGACCTGGGCCTCCTCTTCATCACCCACGACCTGCACCTGGCGGCCGCGTACTGCGACCGCGTGTACGTCATGTACGCGGGCCGTGTGGTGGAACAGCGGTCGGCGAAGGCCCTGTTCGACACTCCGGCACACCCCTACACGCGGGGCCTGCTCTCCTGCTCGCCCACCCTGGGCGACACGACCCACACCCTCCACCCGATCCCGGGCCGCCCACCGTCCCTCTCGGACACGTTCCCGGGCTGCCCGTTCGTGTCGCGGTGCGGGGATGCGGAGGAGGGGTGCGGGACGTGGGTTCCGGAGCAGCTGAAGCTGCCGGACGGAGGAACGGCGGCCTGCCCCGTCGTGGCTCCCGTTGTGCTGCCGAACACCGATGCGAGAGAGGTGAGCCATTGA
- a CDS encoding serine/threonine-protein kinase, with product MHPLDPGEPTVIGPYRLLGRLGSGGMGRVYLGRSSGGRTVAVKVVHPHFALDEEFRARFRREVDAARRVGGDWTAPVLDADPEAPVPWVATGYAAGPSLADAVRDLSPLPAHSVRVLVAGLAEALTHVHGLGLVHRDIKPSNVMLTMDGPRLIDFGIARATDGTASLTSTGVSVGSPGYMSPEQILGKGVAGAADVFSLGAVLVYAATGSAPFPGDSSASLLYKVVHEEPELGALDGDLRDLARECLTKDPGGRPTPGEIASRLAPTGADSLVAAGWLPGPLVERVSRSAVRLLDLETLGAGAAEQPSGPVPFGSSVVGESAGGEAPVGSGSFGPPDPSYAPSSPPPAYVPTQTSAPSGPPPGRVTVSVDATSTPSGADGRGRKVSCTLVLGVAGALAAVTVGSVFVLGLLPGNDKGSKDAGQPPAASQEPPGDGGADQAEGKVPASYRGTWEGQAVAAGGAVPMGTFRLKVEQGKVGERFAVMTQTDQLGGKCAVDLTLKSVSGKEIVARGKGQADSAAQCTKNSHTVRLRPKGDQLLYLSENEKSGNPEASLSRLN from the coding sequence ATGCACCCGCTCGATCCCGGCGAACCGACCGTCATCGGGCCCTACCGGCTGCTCGGCCGACTGGGCTCCGGCGGCATGGGCCGGGTCTACCTGGGGCGCAGCTCGGGCGGCCGTACGGTCGCGGTGAAGGTCGTCCATCCGCATTTCGCGCTCGACGAGGAGTTCCGCGCCCGCTTCCGGCGCGAGGTGGACGCGGCGCGGCGGGTGGGCGGCGACTGGACCGCGCCGGTGCTCGACGCGGACCCGGAGGCGCCGGTTCCGTGGGTGGCGACGGGGTACGCGGCGGGACCCTCCCTGGCCGATGCGGTACGGGACCTGTCCCCTCTCCCCGCGCATTCCGTACGCGTACTGGTGGCGGGCCTCGCCGAGGCGCTGACGCACGTGCACGGTCTCGGGCTCGTCCACCGCGACATCAAGCCGTCGAACGTCATGCTCACGATGGACGGGCCGCGGCTGATCGACTTCGGCATCGCACGGGCGACGGACGGCACGGCCTCGCTCACGTCGACGGGTGTCTCCGTCGGGTCGCCCGGCTACATGTCGCCGGAGCAGATCCTCGGCAAGGGGGTCGCCGGGGCGGCGGACGTCTTCTCGCTGGGTGCGGTTCTGGTGTACGCGGCGACGGGTTCGGCACCCTTTCCGGGTGACTCGTCGGCCTCCCTCCTCTACAAGGTCGTACACGAGGAGCCGGAACTGGGCGCGCTGGACGGGGATTTGCGGGACCTCGCGCGTGAGTGCCTGACCAAGGACCCCGGTGGGCGCCCGACGCCGGGGGAGATCGCGAGTCGTCTCGCCCCCACGGGTGCGGACAGCCTGGTGGCGGCAGGGTGGCTGCCGGGGCCGCTGGTCGAGCGGGTCAGCAGGAGTGCGGTGCGGCTCCTGGACCTGGAAACACTCGGGGCCGGGGCCGCGGAACAGCCTTCGGGGCCGGTGCCGTTCGGCAGCTCGGTGGTGGGTGAGTCCGCCGGCGGTGAAGCGCCGGTGGGCAGCGGCTCCTTCGGCCCGCCGGACCCGTCGTACGCGCCTTCGTCGCCTCCTCCCGCGTACGTCCCCACCCAGACGTCAGCGCCCTCGGGGCCGCCCCCCGGCCGGGTGACCGTCTCGGTCGACGCGACGTCCACGCCGAGCGGGGCCGACGGGCGGGGCCGCAAGGTCAGTTGCACGCTTGTCCTGGGGGTGGCGGGGGCGCTGGCCGCGGTGACGGTCGGGTCCGTCTTCGTGCTGGGGCTGCTTCCGGGGAACGACAAGGGGTCGAAGGACGCGGGGCAGCCACCGGCGGCGAGCCAGGAGCCGCCGGGGGACGGCGGCGCCGACCAGGCCGAAGGCAAGGTCCCCGCCTCCTACCGCGGCACCTGGGAAGGCCAGGCGGTCGCGGCGGGCGGCGCTGTCCCCATGGGCACGTTCAGACTCAAGGTCGAGCAGGGCAAGGTGGGCGAACGCTTCGCGGTGATGACGCAGACGGATCAACTGGGCGGCAAGTGCGCGGTGGACCTCACCCTGAAGTCGGTCTCGGGCAAGGAGATCGTGGCGCGGGGTAAGGGGCAGGCGGACAGCGCCGCGCAGTGCACGAAGAACTCGCACACGGTGCGGCTGCGCCCGAAGGGGGACCAACTCCTGTACCTCTCGGAGAACGAGAAGTCAGGCAACCCAGAGGCCAGCCTCTCCCGCCTGAACTGA
- a CDS encoding ABC transporter ATP-binding protein, producing MPQDLLAVSGLSKSYPLPGGGRHQAAENVTFTVKEGGSIGIVGESGSGKTTVARMLVGLARQDSGTVRVKDRPREARTPRKRTARLTRAREIQMVFQDPYLSLDPRLTSTQCLRTALRLHGRDEGLAAGLLDQVGLGTREAGARPRELSGGQRQRLAIARALAVDPQVLVLDEAVAALDVSIQAQILQLLGEIRRDTGVALVFVSHDLAVVQHITDEVLVMSRGKVVEQGPTARVLTSPEDPYTIRLLASVPREGWNPGDVLSAP from the coding sequence ATGCCCCAGGACCTGCTGGCGGTGTCCGGCCTCAGCAAGAGCTACCCGCTGCCGGGCGGCGGCCGCCACCAGGCGGCGGAGAACGTGACGTTCACGGTGAAGGAGGGCGGCTCCATAGGCATTGTGGGCGAATCGGGCTCGGGCAAGACGACAGTGGCCCGCATGCTGGTGGGCCTGGCCCGCCAGGACTCCGGCACGGTGAGGGTGAAAGACCGCCCCCGCGAGGCCCGTACACCCCGGAAGCGAACCGCACGCCTGACCAGGGCCAGGGAGATCCAGATGGTCTTCCAGGACCCCTACCTCTCCCTGGACCCCCGCCTCACCTCCACCCAGTGCCTCCGCACGGCCCTGCGGCTGCACGGCAGGGACGAGGGCCTGGCGGCAGGACTCCTGGACCAGGTGGGCCTCGGCACCCGGGAGGCCGGCGCCCGCCCCCGCGAACTCTCCGGCGGCCAGCGCCAACGCCTGGCCATAGCGAGGGCGCTGGCTGTGGACCCCCAAGTGCTGGTCCTGGACGAGGCGGTGGCGGCACTGGACGTGTCGATCCAGGCCCAGATCCTCCAACTGCTCGGCGAGATCCGCCGGGACACCGGGGTGGCCCTGGTCTTCGTCAGCCACGACCTGGCCGTCGTCCAGCACATCACCGACGAGGTCCTGGTGATGAGCCGGGGCAAGGTGGTGGAACAGGGCCCGACGGCTCGGGTACTGACGTCACCGGAGGACCCGTACACAATCCGTCTCCTGGCCTCGGTCCCAAGAGAGGGCTGGAATCCAGGGGATGTACTGAGCGCCCCGTAA
- a CDS encoding WXG100 family type VII secretion target, with protein MAKDADITYEEMRTAAGKLNDAKDKIDEKLDALERFVENLVKNGYTTRKGSQAFEDSFKEFKKGAKDTIEGLTGMGKFLTSAAKAYEDLDDDLAKGVKGKG; from the coding sequence ATGGCCAAAGACGCCGATATCACCTATGAGGAGATGCGGACCGCGGCGGGCAAGCTGAACGACGCCAAGGACAAGATCGACGAGAAGCTCGACGCCCTCGAGCGCTTCGTCGAGAACCTGGTGAAGAACGGCTACACGACTCGCAAGGGTTCGCAGGCCTTCGAGGACTCCTTCAAGGAGTTCAAGAAGGGTGCGAAGGACACCATCGAGGGCCTCACGGGCATGGGCAAGTTCCTGACCAGCGCCGCGAAGGCGTACGAGGACCTGGACGACGACCTCGCGAAGGGTGTCAAGGGCAAGGGCTGA
- a CDS encoding menaquinone biosynthesis protein, protein MDNSPVDTIAGAGSHQLPGHHRTPRPRVGHIQFLNCMPLYWGLARTGTLLDFELTKDTPEKLSEQLVRGDLDIAPVTLVEFLKNAEDLVAFPDLAVGCDGPVMSCVIVSQVPLDQLDGARVALGSTSRTSVRLAQLLLAERHGVRPDYYTCPPDLGLMMREADAAVLIGDAALRANLIDGPRLGLDVYDLGQMWKDWTGLPFVFAVWAARKDYAAREPAVVREVHKAFLASRDLSLEEVGKVSEQAARWEAFDAGVLEKYFTTLDFRFGSAQLEGVAEFARRVGETTGFPADVRVELLGSRQ, encoded by the coding sequence GTGGACAATTCTCCCGTTGACACCATCGCCGGGGCGGGCTCACATCAGCTCCCCGGCCATCACCGCACCCCCCGGCCGCGCGTCGGTCACATTCAGTTCCTGAACTGCATGCCTCTGTACTGGGGGCTCGCGCGGACCGGAACGCTGCTCGACTTCGAGCTCACGAAGGACACCCCTGAGAAGCTCAGCGAGCAGCTGGTGCGGGGCGATCTCGATATCGCGCCCGTGACTCTCGTCGAGTTCCTCAAGAACGCCGAGGACCTCGTCGCTTTCCCCGATCTCGCCGTCGGCTGCGACGGCCCGGTGATGTCCTGCGTGATCGTCTCGCAGGTGCCGCTCGACCAGCTGGACGGCGCCAGGGTCGCGCTCGGCTCGACCTCGCGCACCTCCGTGCGCCTGGCGCAGCTGCTGCTCGCCGAGCGCCACGGCGTACGCCCCGACTACTACACGTGTCCGCCCGACCTCGGCCTGATGATGCGGGAGGCGGACGCCGCCGTCCTCATCGGGGACGCGGCGCTGCGGGCCAATCTGATCGACGGCCCGCGGCTCGGCCTCGACGTATACGACCTGGGCCAGATGTGGAAGGACTGGACGGGTCTGCCGTTCGTCTTCGCGGTCTGGGCGGCGCGCAAGGACTACGCGGCGCGCGAACCGGCCGTGGTGCGGGAGGTGCACAAGGCGTTCCTCGCCTCGCGCGACCTGTCGCTGGAGGAGGTCGGCAAGGTCTCCGAGCAGGCTGCGCGCTGGGAGGCCTTCGACGCGGGAGTCCTGGAGAAGTACTTCACGACGCTCGACTTCCGGTTCGGGAGCGCGCAGTTGGAGGGCGTCGCGGAGTTCGCGCGCCGGGTGGGCGAGACGACGGGCTTCCCGGCGGACGTGCGGGTGGAGCTGCTGGGGTCGCGGCAGTAG